A window of candidate division KSB1 bacterium contains these coding sequences:
- a CDS encoding Hpt domain-containing protein, giving the protein MKGSGASYGFPEISELGSEMEEAAKNRKLPNLKQLAKQFKSFLKKYKSDETLEEQKG; this is encoded by the coding sequence ATGAAAGGCAGCGGAGCCAGTTACGGGTTTCCGGAAATTTCCGAATTAGGATCTGAAATGGAAGAGGCTGCCAAAAATCGAAAATTGCCAAATCTAAAACAACTCGCCAAGCAATTCAAGTCATTCCTGAAAAAGTACAAATCAGACGAAACCCTGGAAGAGCAAAAAGGTTGA